A part of Pantoea vagans genomic DNA contains:
- a CDS encoding baseplate assembly protein, translating into MAISSDVINLSELEVPDAIVVPDASNIFSRWLARLRELDPEFDALVESDPAYKQGEANAYQLTLAFQRVNDAVRAVFLASATGTDLDQIGANFNVKRYVIIPADPDAVPPVDAELEDDDAYRERIQLSWAQLNTAGARNAYRFHARSADADVLDADAYGPEDHGRPGEVDVYVLSRTGDGTAPQLLLDKTAANLSADEVRPLTDFVSVKSAVIQRYSITAELEIPDGPDAQTVLDNAISVATSYAALSHRIKTVIPLSAVYAALQQPGVVRVRLTSPAADIEAEMGTAPWCQAISVTIRGAGNG; encoded by the coding sequence ATGGCAATTAGTTCTGATGTTATCAATCTGTCTGAGCTGGAGGTTCCGGACGCTATTGTCGTGCCTGACGCGTCAAATATTTTTTCCCGCTGGCTGGCACGCCTGCGCGAACTCGATCCGGAATTTGATGCGCTGGTGGAGTCAGACCCGGCCTATAAGCAGGGGGAGGCAAATGCTTATCAGCTGACCCTGGCATTTCAGCGCGTCAATGACGCCGTGCGCGCCGTTTTTCTGGCAAGCGCCACAGGCACGGACCTCGATCAGATTGGGGCAAATTTCAATGTTAAACGCTACGTCATCATCCCCGCCGATCCTGACGCCGTTCCTCCTGTAGATGCTGAGCTGGAGGACGATGACGCCTACCGGGAGCGCATCCAGTTGTCATGGGCGCAGCTCAATACTGCAGGAGCGCGTAACGCATATCGCTTTCATGCGCGGTCGGCTGATGCTGATGTGCTGGATGCGGATGCATACGGGCCAGAGGATCACGGCCGCCCGGGAGAGGTGGACGTATACGTACTGTCGAGAACGGGTGATGGCACAGCCCCTCAGTTACTTCTGGATAAAACGGCAGCGAATCTGAGTGCTGATGAAGTTCGCCCGCTGACTGATTTTGTCAGCGTTAAAAGTGCAGTTATCCAGCGTTACAGCATCACGGCAGAGCTGGAAATCCCCGATGGGCCGGATGCGCAGACGGTGCTGGATAATGCGATCAGTGTTGCAACGAGTTACGCAGCATTATCTCACCGAATTAAAACAGTTATCCCTCTGTCAGCAGTATATGCCGCTCTGCAGCAGCCCGGCGTGGTCAGGGTGAGACTGACCAGCCCTGCAGCTGATATTGAGGCTGAGATGGGGACAGCGCCCTGGTGTCAGGCAATTAGCGTCACGATAAGAGGGGCAGGGAATGGCTGA
- a CDS encoding phage tail sheath C-terminal domain-containing protein, producing MADLHGVETIELTSGTVAVTTIQTAIIGLVGTAPDASAGTPASATTGTPIMDNVINFTARVPGRAGNVIAVEAVAAVPDAAKPAAIPTEVKWDASALKVSITLGCDAKGVTTATASQIASAMKPLADAKVTAVATGTGIVTPFSIQLSGGEDEPFPLNTPVAIVGTTMLSRLGNAGTLAQALSEINDQRNALTVVVRVAEDADATNQRAAVLAGIKKLSASKSVNSYQPRIVIAPGFSEDDAVGKGLETVAGKLRAVAYVDCKSGSTLQEVVQRRQSYGARVELLRPRVQVSNADGQLVYRPYSAFAAGLRARIDFEKGWWWSKSNQDINNILGVEQIDEFILGDRNCDANLLNMQNVSTIVRRSGFKHWGNRLCADDPQWHFESVRRTADVIEDSIQEAMLPYVDRPLDRENADDIIGTINSYMRSLVKLGAIFGGTAWLDEELNTEETLAAGELYINYDFGPKSPTELISLRVRVNNNYAIEELLAA from the coding sequence ATGGCTGATTTACATGGGGTTGAAACAATAGAGTTAACGTCTGGGACCGTTGCAGTGACGACGATTCAGACGGCAATTATCGGGCTGGTGGGAACGGCACCTGATGCATCCGCCGGTACGCCAGCCAGTGCAACTACCGGCACGCCCATTATGGATAATGTGATTAATTTTACGGCCAGAGTACCCGGCAGGGCGGGAAACGTGATCGCCGTTGAGGCCGTTGCAGCCGTTCCGGATGCAGCCAAACCCGCCGCGATTCCAACTGAAGTTAAGTGGGATGCGTCTGCCCTGAAAGTCAGCATTACGCTGGGCTGTGATGCTAAGGGCGTAACCACAGCTACAGCCTCCCAGATAGCAAGTGCTATGAAGCCGCTGGCAGATGCAAAAGTGACCGCCGTGGCTACCGGAACCGGCATCGTTACTCCTTTCAGTATTCAGCTGAGCGGCGGAGAGGATGAGCCGTTTCCGCTCAATACGCCGGTGGCCATTGTTGGCACGACGATGTTGTCACGCCTCGGTAATGCCGGAACGCTGGCGCAGGCGTTGTCGGAAATCAACGACCAGCGTAATGCGCTGACGGTGGTTGTTCGTGTCGCTGAGGATGCTGACGCCACAAACCAGCGCGCTGCCGTCCTGGCTGGCATCAAAAAACTTTCCGCCAGTAAATCGGTGAACTCCTATCAGCCGCGCATTGTGATTGCCCCCGGATTCAGCGAAGACGATGCGGTCGGAAAGGGGCTTGAAACTGTCGCCGGAAAACTGCGTGCGGTGGCATATGTAGACTGCAAATCAGGGTCGACACTGCAGGAAGTGGTCCAGCGCCGCCAGTCTTATGGCGCACGCGTTGAATTGTTACGCCCCCGCGTTCAGGTCAGCAACGCCGATGGACAGCTGGTTTACCGGCCTTACTCCGCCTTTGCTGCCGGACTGCGTGCGCGCATTGATTTCGAAAAGGGCTGGTGGTGGAGCAAATCCAATCAGGACATCAACAATATCCTCGGGGTTGAGCAGATTGATGAATTTATCCTCGGCGACAGAAACTGCGATGCCAATCTGCTGAATATGCAGAACGTCTCAACCATCGTGCGTCGTTCGGGATTTAAACACTGGGGAAACCGTCTGTGCGCAGATGATCCGCAGTGGCATTTTGAATCGGTGCGGCGAACGGCGGACGTCATCGAGGACAGCATTCAGGAGGCCATGCTGCCCTATGTGGACCGCCCCCTGGATCGTGAAAACGCGGATGACATTATCGGAACGATTAATTCGTACATGCGTTCGTTAGTGAAGTTGGGTGCCATCTTTGGCGGCACCGCCTGGCTGGATGAGGAGCTGAATACAGAGGAAACGCTGGCGGCGGGTGAACTCTATATCAATTACGATTTTGGTCCGAAATCACCAACGGAACTGATCAGCCTGCGCGTCCGGGTTAACAACAATTACGCAATTGAGGAGCTGCTGGCGGCATGA
- a CDS encoding phage baseplate assembly protein V, with protein MSDISGDLQRRLANLIRRGVIHSVRHDTQPKCRVDLGDIVTTWLPLCQGFSGANRSDSNPFAVGDAVTVLSEAGELNNGRVFPGWNTGAMPVPEGSDSEHITRYSDGTEIRYDREAHALTIKIAAGGSYKIVGKGTLDGPVEITETLTVQGKTQVNGDIGATGDISDGTGTMGAMRKVHNGHDHPGDSGGTTGEPNQKM; from the coding sequence ATGAGTGATATCAGTGGAGACCTGCAGCGGCGGCTGGCTAATCTCATCCGCCGTGGCGTGATTCATTCAGTCCGCCATGATACGCAGCCAAAATGCCGCGTCGATCTCGGGGATATCGTCACCACCTGGCTGCCCCTTTGCCAGGGTTTTTCGGGGGCTAACCGTTCCGACTCAAACCCTTTCGCCGTGGGTGATGCCGTTACCGTGCTGTCAGAGGCAGGGGAACTGAATAATGGCCGGGTGTTTCCGGGCTGGAATACGGGAGCAATGCCCGTACCAGAGGGGAGCGATAGCGAGCATATCACCCGTTATAGCGATGGCACCGAAATCCGGTATGACCGGGAAGCCCATGCACTGACAATCAAAATCGCAGCAGGAGGATCATACAAAATTGTCGGTAAAGGCACGCTGGATGGTCCTGTTGAAATCACCGAAACCCTGACGGTGCAGGGGAAAACGCAGGTGAACGGCGACATCGGCGCAACCGGGGATATCAGTGACGGCACCGGCACTATGGGGGCTATGCGGAAGGTGCATAACGGACACGACCATCCCGGCGACAGCGGCGGAACGACCGGAGAACCTAATCAGAAAATGTAA
- a CDS encoding phage major tail tube protein — translation MSDKNTLRVWTFFREGVRIQGAHEFTPPTLAIVKTDLRTGAQDAPTPVDDGMEALTCQIKFYGIDTDMLTAFGFVSGSRRRFTAYQGYLANGTALGTIEEIEGFVHTVTPDARGKDTLSENATTVDIAVSYYKQTKDGKELFEIDTERFARRVNGVDVLAGLASKVRL, via the coding sequence ATGAGTGATAAAAACACATTACGCGTCTGGACGTTTTTCCGGGAGGGGGTGCGCATTCAGGGCGCACACGAGTTTACGCCACCGACACTGGCAATCGTCAAAACCGATCTGCGTACCGGTGCGCAGGACGCACCGACACCCGTTGATGACGGCATGGAGGCGCTGACCTGTCAGATTAAATTTTACGGCATTGATACCGACATGCTGACGGCATTTGGCTTCGTCAGTGGCAGTCGTCGTCGATTCACTGCGTATCAGGGCTATCTGGCTAATGGCACCGCGCTGGGAACGATTGAGGAGATTGAGGGATTTGTTCACACAGTCACGCCGGATGCGCGCGGCAAAGACACCCTTTCCGAAAACGCCACCACGGTTGACATTGCGGTCAGCTACTACAAACAGACAAAAGACGGAAAAGAGCTTTTTGAAATCGACACAGAGCGGTTTGCCCGGCGCGTAAACGGCGTTGACGTACTGGCCGGACTGGCATCAAAAGTTCGCCTGTAA
- a CDS encoding head-tail joining protein produces MNRFRSRLAKADARINRAFAEESPATLLMGGEARPVVVIFESPDSPVSVPGGGELQDYAPAFSAMTADISGLSKGDGAVVNGVNYRVTHVGTDEQGRTRVSLAFGEPGKPQPEINNWSK; encoded by the coding sequence ATGAACCGCTTCCGTTCGCGGCTGGCAAAAGCGGATGCCCGGATTAACCGGGCGTTTGCTGAGGAATCCCCGGCCACCCTGCTAATGGGGGGGGAGGCGCGCCCGGTGGTGGTGATATTTGAATCGCCCGATTCACCTGTGAGTGTGCCGGGCGGCGGTGAGTTGCAGGACTACGCACCGGCATTCAGCGCCATGACGGCTGATATTTCCGGTCTGTCTAAGGGTGACGGTGCGGTGGTGAATGGCGTGAATTACCGCGTGACTCATGTGGGAACCGATGAACAGGGCCGCACCCGCGTTTCGCTGGCGTTCGGTGAGCCGGGAAAGCCCCAGCCTGAGATAAATAACTGGAGTAAGTGA
- a CDS encoding phage tail protein, with translation MAEQYYSILTNRGKELEAASSASGTPVIIKDFVIGDGNGMAVTPDPTRTVLVREVYRQAISNLDVSKEQANQWVAHLVIPADVGGFTIREVGLLTDAGELYAVANCAAIEKPISGINVNLQFRLAVNETANIELQVATGDGLFLRQDANLSDLKDKGTAKKNLSLEKVGNFQAVQQGGAAGMLDNKTYMGWSGEAILAQVDDTPMGALYYENNPPPYPVTSVNKKTGALSLDKSDIGLGDVGNWLAVQANGGKHSSGEHHYYVDWNDGLYMTVDDTDLGRVFTESHPPTAAQTGAYPLSGGYLNDEASITVISTVKDGTAGQGIYSPMYRATIRGRGGDMDFGDGASACFRLVEVVSNYAFAEVLVDGYGGVTSYQFRNDGSFRAPGYLYAGGAFVAPDANLYGSVWGGYLNQWVLAQDNALNVALNTQITNLNNSISAQLNNMNADRTNCVRATARGGRQHKVGGDWIADWEAPAGCFMTGMNTNEGGDGRKAGLYYRALYYYTNASGWVQAGDIA, from the coding sequence GTGGCAGAGCAATATTACAGTATCCTCACTAACCGGGGGAAAGAGCTGGAGGCGGCGTCGTCAGCAAGCGGCACGCCGGTTATTATCAAAGATTTTGTCATTGGTGATGGTAATGGCATGGCCGTAACTCCTGACCCAACACGAACGGTCCTGGTTCGGGAGGTTTACCGGCAGGCAATTTCGAATCTCGATGTGTCTAAAGAACAGGCAAATCAGTGGGTAGCTCATCTCGTTATCCCGGCTGATGTGGGCGGATTCACTATCCGCGAGGTAGGGTTGCTGACAGATGCCGGAGAACTCTATGCAGTAGCGAATTGCGCTGCAATTGAAAAACCAATCAGCGGTATCAACGTCAACCTGCAGTTTCGTTTAGCCGTTAATGAAACCGCCAACATTGAACTCCAGGTGGCTACGGGCGACGGCCTTTTTTTACGGCAGGACGCAAATCTGAGTGACCTGAAAGATAAAGGCACTGCTAAAAAAAATCTGTCCCTGGAAAAAGTCGGAAATTTTCAGGCCGTCCAGCAGGGCGGTGCTGCCGGTATGCTGGACAATAAAACGTATATGGGCTGGTCAGGTGAGGCGATTCTCGCGCAAGTTGATGACACGCCAATGGGCGCACTCTATTACGAGAACAACCCACCGCCGTACCCGGTCACCAGTGTTAATAAAAAAACCGGCGCGCTGTCTCTGGATAAATCAGATATTGGTCTGGGAGATGTGGGTAACTGGCTGGCAGTACAGGCGAACGGCGGGAAACACTCCTCCGGCGAGCATCATTATTATGTGGACTGGAACGACGGGCTATACATGACCGTCGATGATACGGATTTAGGCAGAGTATTCACAGAGAGCCATCCGCCTACCGCCGCGCAGACCGGCGCTTATCCGCTGAGTGGTGGCTATCTGAATGATGAGGCCAGCATTACGGTTATCTCTACCGTCAAAGATGGCACTGCCGGGCAGGGAATTTACTCCCCTATGTATCGCGCGACAATCCGGGGCCGTGGTGGCGACATGGATTTCGGAGACGGTGCCTCCGCATGTTTTCGACTGGTTGAGGTCGTCAGCAATTATGCGTTTGCTGAGGTTCTGGTTGACGGTTATGGCGGCGTTACATCGTATCAGTTTCGCAATGACGGGAGTTTCAGGGCACCTGGGTATCTGTATGCAGGCGGTGCATTTGTTGCGCCTGACGCTAACCTGTATGGCTCGGTATGGGGTGGCTATTTGAACCAATGGGTTTTAGCCCAGGATAACGCCCTCAACGTTGCTCTGAATACGCAGATCACTAATTTAAATAATTCAATCAGCGCTCAGTTAAATAATATGAATGCTGACCGTACTAACTGCGTCAGAGCGACTGCGCGCGGAGGCAGGCAGCATAAAGTGGGAGGTGATTGGATTGCAGATTGGGAGGCTCCGGCAGGGTGTTTTATGACAGGCATGAACACTAATGAAGGTGGAGACGGACGAAAAGCGGGCCTTTATTATCGTGCATTATATTACTACACCAATGCTAGCGGATGGGTTCAGGCAGGAGACATTGCATAA
- a CDS encoding phage tail assembly protein — protein sequence MSFPASTRNIKLFTPVTLEGGAELSVVHMREPLVRDRIAHAKDRGNEEEKEARMIAQLCNLSEQDIWLLTAADYAQLTDAFNVFMLPPAERPKES from the coding sequence ATGAGTTTTCCCGCTTCAACACGAAACATCAAACTGTTTACCCCGGTCACGCTGGAGGGTGGCGCGGAGTTAAGCGTTGTTCACATGCGCGAACCTCTGGTGCGTGACCGCATCGCACATGCAAAAGATCGCGGTAATGAAGAAGAGAAGGAGGCGCGGATGATTGCGCAGCTATGTAACCTCAGCGAACAGGATATCTGGCTGCTGACAGCAGCGGATTATGCGCAGCTGACGGACGCCTTCAACGTTTTTATGCTCCCGCCCGCAGAGCGACCGAAGGAGAGTTGA
- a CDS encoding capsid cement protein has product MATNYQQDGRTIDYLNTGETEIQSGEAVVVGALVGVAHDDILAGLGGVLHTAGVFVLPKAAEAILTGQKLYLAGGKVTAEAGEASAPNPLAGTAWADAEAGDESVAVRLGF; this is encoded by the coding sequence ATGGCAACGAATTATCAGCAGGACGGCAGAACGATTGATTATCTGAACACCGGGGAAACTGAAATTCAGTCCGGCGAGGCAGTAGTTGTGGGGGCGCTGGTGGGCGTAGCGCATGACGATATTCTGGCGGGTTTAGGGGGCGTACTTCATACGGCTGGTGTTTTCGTACTGCCAAAAGCGGCAGAGGCCATTCTCACGGGCCAGAAACTTTATCTGGCAGGCGGCAAGGTGACAGCTGAAGCTGGTGAAGCCTCAGCGCCCAATCCTCTTGCCGGTACAGCCTGGGCAGATGCTGAAGCCGGTGACGAGTCTGTTGCCGTGCGGCTGGGCTTCTGA
- a CDS encoding phage tail protein I: MADKFRSLLPQNALHQERALEQASREQILALDTGMVRKVKSPDDCPFHLLPWLAWELSVDFWDESWTEEEKRQVCRDAAYVHQHRGTAGAVRRALGAVSLPTTVIEWWQENPRRAPYTFRIEVYSLQGIDDSLYSRIRRQVDKAKNLRSYLSSIDVIADVGAAGNYYTGGAVTAYIDAVIQTGE; encoded by the coding sequence ATGGCTGATAAGTTTCGCTCGCTGTTACCACAGAACGCTCTTCATCAGGAGCGAGCGCTGGAGCAGGCATCCCGGGAACAGATTCTCGCTCTTGATACCGGCATGGTCAGGAAAGTTAAAAGTCCGGATGACTGCCCGTTTCATCTGCTGCCCTGGCTGGCATGGGAGCTATCAGTCGATTTCTGGGACGAAAGCTGGACGGAGGAAGAGAAGCGTCAGGTATGCCGCGATGCTGCCTATGTACACCAGCATCGAGGAACTGCTGGTGCTGTAAGGCGCGCGCTGGGGGCGGTGAGCCTGCCCACTACCGTTATTGAGTGGTGGCAGGAAAACCCGCGCAGAGCGCCCTACACATTCCGTATTGAGGTCTACAGCCTGCAGGGCATAGATGACAGCCTGTATAGCCGCATACGGCGTCAGGTGGATAAGGCAAAAAATTTACGCAGCTATCTCAGCAGCATTGATGTGATCGCTGACGTTGGCGCAGCAGGAAACTATTACACAGGCGGTGCAGTTACTGCGTACATCGACGCTGTGATTCAGACTGGAGAATAA
- a CDS encoding GPW/gp25 family protein gives MNGVNIRTGKRLSGSAHLRQSVSDILTTPIGSRVLIRDYGSELPDLVDAPRDDLTRLRIIAATAKALVRWEPRLQVTRVVVSLPEDESTFIVDVEGVNKESGTVTTTGDITINGN, from the coding sequence ATGAACGGTGTAAACATCCGGACGGGCAAACGTCTGTCGGGTTCGGCGCATCTGCGCCAGTCGGTAAGCGACATCCTGACCACGCCGATAGGTAGCCGGGTACTGATACGGGATTACGGCAGTGAGCTGCCGGATTTGGTGGATGCCCCGCGTGACGATTTGACCCGCTTAAGAATTATTGCGGCCACAGCAAAAGCACTGGTGCGCTGGGAGCCACGTCTACAGGTGACGCGGGTGGTGGTTTCGCTGCCCGAAGACGAATCCACGTTCATTGTGGATGTTGAAGGGGTCAATAAAGAAAGCGGCACAGTAACAACTACCGGAGACATAACCATCAATGGCAATTAG
- a CDS encoding phage tail protein, with protein MIPLIEASGQAQQSAIRGGQAARVMLMLGDFAFSIDTVAYKSLSREANWNWSEQERIGKQSLLQYTGKPGRTVRLDGEAHAFFRNGVDAVNDLYDLADLAQPQLLVSGEGDVLGWWAVTQFSDTTDRFLPGGGHRNKNWTMTLKHYADDISNP; from the coding sequence ATTATCCCGTTAATTGAGGCGTCCGGGCAGGCGCAGCAGTCTGCCATCCGTGGCGGTCAGGCTGCACGCGTCATGTTGATGCTGGGCGATTTTGCATTCTCCATTGATACCGTTGCGTATAAATCGCTTTCGCGCGAGGCCAACTGGAACTGGAGTGAGCAGGAGAGAATAGGTAAACAGAGCCTGTTGCAGTACACAGGAAAACCCGGACGGACGGTGCGGCTCGATGGAGAGGCGCATGCGTTTTTCCGTAACGGTGTCGATGCAGTCAATGACCTGTACGACCTTGCTGATTTGGCTCAGCCCCAGTTGCTGGTAAGTGGTGAGGGCGATGTGCTGGGCTGGTGGGCGGTAACTCAATTCAGCGATACCACTGATCGGTTCCTGCCGGGAGGCGGACACCGTAATAAAAACTGGACGATGACGTTAAAACATTATGCCGACGATATATCAAACCCGTGA
- a CDS encoding tail protein X, producing MPTIYQTRDGDVLDAICADHYGTANLSANVSAVLEANRGLADREAILPAGVAVTLPDLTTPVTDSAISLWD from the coding sequence ATGCCGACGATATATCAAACCCGTGATGGCGATGTGCTGGATGCCATTTGCGCAGATCACTATGGCACTGCAAATTTGTCTGCCAATGTTTCAGCGGTACTGGAGGCAAACCGGGGGCTGGCAGACAGGGAGGCTATTCTGCCTGCAGGAGTTGCCGTCACTCTCCCTGACCTGACCACGCCGGTTACTGATTCTGCAATTAGCCTGTGGGATTAA
- a CDS encoding contractile injection system protein, VgrG/Pvc8 family: MTEQIVNPEYAPAFSVSAEGKDITRALQGCLAELTLTDNGGATAKADELKITLISATLPLPSKGARLRVALGFNDQLVDKGWFVVSGVGSSGPPRRVEIYATAAPMNAQKHPGNVLSHKTRSWDDIRLADLVKTVAADNGLKPKVAAELAEIHIDHIDQVAESDANLMSRLARTYNAISKPAGGYWLFLVQGAMKTAAGKGVGSITITPDELSTWSYSEGQRGSSTGSGEKKEKITVRYFDEADGRTKTTSVDHDGPALTSPYTQSGKSTADQQAKARKTQAQRNEQKMTLTGPCRPRHIALTAESRVTTSGFGSREDRSWLVESLVFSLTSSGLSFTYNLVVNIKAKGKKGKKDKTGPAYFG; the protein is encoded by the coding sequence ATGACTGAACAGATTGTAAATCCAGAGTATGCGCCAGCATTCAGCGTGAGCGCAGAGGGCAAGGACATTACCCGCGCTCTGCAGGGTTGCCTGGCTGAACTCACCCTGACTGATAATGGCGGCGCAACGGCTAAAGCCGACGAACTGAAGATTACGCTGATTTCTGCAACGCTGCCGCTGCCATCTAAGGGCGCGCGTCTGCGGGTGGCGCTGGGCTTTAATGATCAGCTGGTCGATAAGGGTTGGTTTGTCGTTTCAGGGGTGGGCAGCAGTGGGCCACCCCGGCGCGTTGAAATCTATGCTACTGCGGCACCGATGAACGCACAGAAACATCCCGGCAATGTACTGAGCCACAAAACGCGCAGCTGGGATGATATCCGGCTGGCCGATCTTGTCAAAACTGTGGCCGCAGACAACGGGCTGAAGCCGAAGGTGGCCGCAGAACTCGCAGAAATTCACATCGATCACATCGACCAGGTTGCAGAGTCAGATGCCAATCTGATGTCACGGCTGGCGAGAACCTACAATGCCATCAGTAAACCTGCTGGTGGATACTGGCTGTTTCTGGTGCAGGGGGCGATGAAAACTGCTGCCGGTAAAGGGGTGGGAAGTATCACCATTACCCCCGATGAACTTTCCACCTGGTCCTATAGTGAAGGTCAGCGAGGCAGCTCAACCGGGTCAGGGGAGAAAAAAGAGAAGATCACCGTGCGCTATTTTGATGAGGCTGACGGCAGAACAAAAACCACGTCAGTTGATCACGATGGTCCCGCATTAACCAGCCCCTATACCCAATCGGGAAAATCCACTGCAGACCAGCAGGCAAAGGCCCGTAAAACGCAGGCACAGCGTAACGAACAAAAAATGACGCTCACTGGCCCATGCCGTCCCAGACACATCGCACTGACGGCAGAGTCACGCGTTACAACGTCCGGGTTCGGCTCCCGTGAGGATCGTTCATGGCTGGTTGAATCACTGGTTTTCTCTCTGACATCATCGGGACTGAGTTTCACCTATAACCTTGTGGTAAACATAAAAGCTAAAGGCAAGAAAGGCAAAAAAGACAAAACTGGCCCAGCCTATTTCGGTTAA